The Haploplasma axanthum region GAAAGATTAAGAGTAATGGAAGAATACTATGTTGCACTACAAGATAAACTCGCAAGTGGAACATTAGAAGTTAAAGAAATGACTAAACTTCTTAAAGAAGTTAGTGATATGGATGAAGTAATTGAAAATTATCGAATATATAAGAATAATGAAAAAGAGTTGAAAGACTTAAAAGAGCTTATAGAAATTGAAGAAGATCATGATCTTTTAAGTATTGCAAAAGAAGAAATAAAAGGTCTAGAAGAAAAACAAGAAGAACTAGAAGAAAAGTTAAAGATTTTATTATTACCACAAGATCCTAACGATGATAAAAATGTTATTATCGAAATTAAAGGTGCTGCTGGTGGAGATGAAGGAAATCTTTTTGCAGGTGATTTATTTAGAGCATATTCTAAATATGCTGAAATTATGGGGTGGAAAATTGAAGTTTTAGATGCTATGGTTGGTGCTATGGGCGGATATACTTCAATTGAATTTATGGTTTCCGGAAAAAAAGCTTTTTCATTTTTAAAGTATGAATCTGGAACACATAGAGTACAAAGAGTACCTCAAACTGAATCACAAGGTAGAATTCATACATCAACAGCGACAGTTTTAGTTATGCCTGAAGCTGATGATATTGAATTTAATGTTAGCTGGAATGATATTCGAGTTGATACTTTCACTTCAAGTGGTCCAGGTGGACAATCAGTTAATACGACTCAATCGGCTGTTCGATTAACACATATACCAACAGGGTTAAGTGTTGCATCGCAACTAGGTAAGAGTCAACATGAGAATAAAGCGACTGCTTTTAAAATTCTTACAACAAGACTTTATGATAATATGCTCCAAGAACAAATGGATAAAGAAAATGAACAACGTCATTCATTAGTTGGACGTGGAGATAGAAGTGAAAAGGTTAGAACATATAACTATCCTCAAAATCGAG contains the following coding sequences:
- the prfA gene encoding peptide chain release factor 1, yielding MFERLRVMEEYYVALQDKLASGTLEVKEMTKLLKEVSDMDEVIENYRIYKNNEKELKDLKELIEIEEDHDLLSIAKEEIKGLEEKQEELEEKLKILLLPQDPNDDKNVIIEIKGAAGGDEGNLFAGDLFRAYSKYAEIMGWKIEVLDAMVGAMGGYTSIEFMVSGKKAFSFLKYESGTHRVQRVPQTESQGRIHTSTATVLVMPEADDIEFNVSWNDIRVDTFTSSGPGGQSVNTTQSAVRLTHIPTGLSVASQLGKSQHENKATAFKILTTRLYDNMLQEQMDKENEQRHSLVGRGDRSEKVRTYNYPQNRVTDHRIGLTLQRLDVIMEGRLDLIIDELINYYQKQQLQGESK